A window of Magallana gigas chromosome 8, xbMagGiga1.1, whole genome shotgun sequence genomic DNA:
GCCAACATCTATCATGTTATTGCGATAATATCACTCTACCATGAGATATCGACACGGACACGGATCTCACCATTTCCTTTGTGAGGTTTGAACCTAGGACGCAACAACCAGTCATTGATGTTGTGTCACCACGCAGCTATCGTTACTGAGCGGTCGTTTCTTCGGGTACCGGTAATTCAATTTGTTACGACCATATGTACGTGTATTGTAACGTTGATGAAACGTGTTCATAGACTATGTGTTCAATAGACCATTTCCGAGTTTCGTTTCGTCAAATCAATAAATCTCATTTTTATACGCGGAATCACGTGACTACGGACAAGAAGTTGCTTAGCGCACGTAAACAATCTCGTAAATGTCGGCTGCCTTCAGCGAAAAAACAGTTCCACAATTGCACGAGTTTCTCAAAACAAAGGGGATTTCAGTTGCTGGGTATAAAAAGAATGAGTTGGTTAAAATagcagaatttattttcaactttaaatGCCCTACAGATCCTGATTTTACTGGCGATAACACAGAGAAGGTCATCAAAGAGAGATATAAAACAGCAGGCTGCGATGTAAACCCTTTTAAACTTACTGGCTTCACTTCAGACCTTTCTAATATTCCAAACTTTACTCTTTATGATATATTCAATTATCTGCTTTTACACCGGGCTGATTATGACAAGAAGAAGCTCAAAGCTTTCAAAAGCGCAGAAGATTATAGACTGTACTATGACGGGCATGTGGAACATTTAGAATGTGTGCGTAATGGACAAACGTTTGTTTTCAAGACAAGAGTAAAACCTACTCAGAGGGACAAGACATTCGATCAAAAGAAATACTATGAATCTTGGTTTATCATTTCAAATGCCACTGGGGAAGTTTTGGCTGCATACTGTGAATGTCCCGGAGGGTAAGTTGAATAGCCTATGAGCTACTTGCATTTCGTATGTTTTTCTACTTTGCCTTGATATCAAATTccacatttttaaaagcaattattCTGCAGTACAAGCTATTTATGAGTATTTATGTTAGCTGGTTTAATATATATAgcgcatgtaaaaaaaatatcatttttataaccaCAAAAAAAGCAAACTTCAATATGCTATTGATTAtgcaaatttcaaaatgattttaaccATCTACATAAACATATACACTGTCTATGGGTGTTTATAAAGCTTTGCAGTGATAaaccattaatatttttaattccaAACTGCATACATGTGGTTTATTAcaggcatgtagcatcgtttttgaaagtgggggaagggggggggggggggggcaggcaaACTCATGCAAAAATTcttgaaaacaaacaaaacaaacaaacatgatgattccacagtaatttaAGAATCCCCCTTATGCTATGTGCCTGCAATATCTGCCCACACAATaaagttttgtaaattttggaattaagtattttatatcagttttataaacttattTTAGAGCAGACGGAGCTTGTAGACATATCGGTGCAAGTTTGTATGAACTGGAAAGTTATGAGCAGAAATCCGTCACGGATGGTCCATGCCAATGGAAAAAAAGGCCACGAGCACATGATCAGCCAGTAGAAATAAGCAAACTAAAGATCCACAAGGCAAGCTACAGGTATAAACAATACAGTATTTAATCATAGAAACCTTGAACATggaaatgcatgtacatgtaccaaaacaAGATATGTTATcagattttacatttaaaaattgtaatttagtacaattatttttacttaacaaatataaacctcaattttgatttgtaatgttCTATTGATTGACactgaaattaattaattgaaagTATTTAACATATTGACAACATATAtaaccattttataaaaataaatatatgttgaaGCAATCTAATCATTAAGAGTTGAATGATATGTTATGTCAATTGTATTTCAGTGACAGGAATGCGCCAATTGAGGAAGTAAAAAATGCCTTCTTTGATCCTCGACATTTAAATGACAGAGCCCCCATTAGCGAGGAAGACAAAACTGACTTTGCCCTTAAACTCCATCAggtaaaacataaaatttccAGAATCTGCGATTGGTATATTATTAGTtgctgaaaaatctttgacaaaatttgaaatttaggctaaaaaatCAAAGTAGACATTTAATATAAGTTGATGTCCAATTGGTTAAAAAATGAATCCCTGaacaaagagtgtgttaaaatttcaagtacCGGGTATCTGCAATTAATAGCtgctgaaaaatctttgacaaaaatttgtttgaaaattaaggctttaaatataaacaaagtcgtcatttaacacaGTGAAACAGGTACAAAAATGGATCCCATtttatggcatgcctaaacaaagagtAGGTATGTTAAAAATTCAAGCACCTGCAATTTATAGTTTCTAAGaaaaatgtgacagaaattttgtttacagacagacggacggacagacaaacaCAAGGGCAAAACAGTAAACCCCTCTCTCCTTCGAAAGCAGGGGTGTAAAAAATCATAGTTTGATCATCATCATTATATCAAATAcatatgaattacatgtatgactgATAAGAAAAGAGtataattaaatgaaacatttaccAATTACAAAATACAATTAATGTATGGTATTAATTATGGTCATACAATATTGTGTTCTAATTTCAGATTAACCCAGATGCTTGTGCTCTTGAATTCCTCCCTCTTCCAGAAATACAAGATGTAAACGAAAAAGTTAACAAATCAGCAGTGCCACTTAACATTATAACAAAAGCGAATAACTTCCTAAAAGAAAATCC
This region includes:
- the LOC117692431 gene encoding uncharacterized protein; its protein translation is MSAAFSEKTVPQLHEFLKTKGISVAGYKKNELVKIAEFIFNFKCPTDPDFTGDNTEKVIKERYKTAGCDVNPFKLTGFTSDLSNIPNFTLYDIFNYLLLHRADYDKKKLKAFKSAEDYRLYYDGHVEHLECVRNGQTFVFKTRVKPTQRDKTFDQKKYYESWFIISNATGEVLAAYCECPGGADGACRHIGASLYELESYEQKSVTDGPCQWKKRPRAHDQPVEISKLKIHKASYSDRNAPIEEVKNAFFDPRHLNDRAPISEEDKTDFALKLHQINPDACALEFLPLPEIQDVNEKVNKSAVPLNIITKANNFLKENPDISNTDELSSKLFENLKFSCEEISNIQEMTLGQSENKCWFEMRKGLLTASNFEKICTSKSYNDSLLAELMGYVQKPSNKFSTMCCDWGLKMEPKVRKLYKISECRKHKKLKIFEHGLKISEQHPFIACSIDGLVSCLCHSNKLIEIKCPFSLRNKHPKEAAQMKGCILENGTWHVTANGPYYHQIQGQLGIYGLQQCDLIIYTTKGYVVIPVYYDDNFFQMMVSKLKKFYVSNVLQELITGDVKKAIAQES